One window of Hippoglossus stenolepis isolate QCI-W04-F060 chromosome 1, HSTE1.2, whole genome shotgun sequence genomic DNA carries:
- the irf8 gene encoding interferon regulatory factor 8: MSNTGGRRLKQWLVEQIHSGQYCGLQWEDDSHTMFRIPWKHAGKQDYNQEVDASIFKAWAVFKGKFKEGEKAEPATWKTRLRCALNKSPDFEEVTERSQLDISEPYKVYRIVPEEEQKHGKNSMMAMAAPTSSGDLTDCSPAEIEELIKEDEGCNIQASPEYWSQGSINAFPLHQDPLPPGVVSSAFSQMMISFYYGGKPMQNTLVTHPEGCRISPQQHLGRGTLYSSDSMQTVHFPPAELIEYDRQRHVTCKLLGHVERGVLVRSNQEGIFIKRLCQSRVFWSGLGEVGSPYSSVPCKLERDAVVKIFDTGRFLQAVQLYQEGQFPAPDPTVTLCFGEELHNLNNAKSKLLIVQITAVNCQHLLEAVNMRRSQPYCNNPNLDLSDAATNEQMAHIYQDLCSYSGPQRPACYRENMPITA, translated from the exons ATGTCCAACACTGGAGGCCGGAGGCTGAAGCAGTGGCTGGTGGAGCAGATCCACAGTGGTCAGTACTGTGGGCTGCAGTGGGAGGACGACAGCCACACTATGTTCCGGATTCCATGGAAACATGCGGGGAAACAGGATTACAACCAAGAAGTGGACGCATCCATCTTCAAG GCCTGGGCTGTGTTTAAAGGCAAGTTTAAGGAGGGGGAAAAGGCCGAGCCTGCAACATGGAAGACCAGACTCCGCTGTGCCCTCAACAAAAGTCCTGACTTTGAGGAGGTGACAGAAAGGTCTCAGCTGGACATCTCCGAGCCTTATAAAGTTTACCGCATCGTACCCGAGGAAGAGCAGAAGC ACGGTAAAAACTCAATGATGGCCATGGCAGCTCCCACGAGCTCTGGAGATCTGACTGACTGCAGCCCTGCAGAAATAGAGGAGCTCATAAAAGAG GACGAAGGCTGTAACATCCAGGCCAGTCCAGAGTACTGGTCCCAAGGCAGCATCAATG CTTTCCCACTGCACCAGGACCCTTTGCCACCTGGTGTTGTCAGCTCAG CGTTCTCCCAAATGATGATCAGTTTCTACTATGGAGGGAAACCGATGCAGAACACACTGGTAACTCACCCTGAAGGCTGCAGGATTTCTCCACAGCAGCACCTGGGCCGCGGCACCCTCTACAGTTCAGACAGCATGCAGACTGTTCACTTTCCCCCTGCTGAGCTCATCGAGTACGACCGCCAGCGCCACGTTACGTGCAAGCTCCTGGGCCACGTGGAGAGAGGTGTGCTGGTCCGTTCCAACCAAGAGGGCATCTTCATCAAGAGGCTGTGCCAGAGCCGAGTCTTCTGGAGCGGGCTGGGAGAGGTGGGCTCGCCGTACAGCTCAGTGCCCTGTAAACTCGAGAGGGATGCTGTAGTCAAGATATTCGACACAGGAAGGTTTCTTCAAG CTGTACAGCTGTACCAGGAGGGTCAGTTTCCTGCTCCTGATCCGACAGTGACTCTGTGTTTTGGAGAAGAGCTCCACAATCTCAACAATGCCAAAAGCAAACTGCTCATTGTGCAG ATCACTGCGGTGAACTGCCAGCACCTGCTGGAGGCCGTGAACATGCGTCGCTCACAGCCTTACTGCAACAACCCGAACCTGGACCTGTCTGATGCTGCGACCAATGAGCAGATGGCCCACATCTATCAGGACCTGTGCAGCTACAGTGGACCCCAGAGACCAGCCTGCTACAGGGAGAACATGCCGATCACTGCCTGA